The proteins below come from a single Desulfatiglans sp. genomic window:
- the argH gene encoding argininosuccinate lyase, with product MTKKVWGGRFTEDINEAVDSFHSSLSFDKRLFSQDIDGSTAHCRMLSKKGIIPEDEASEIINALAEIKREIARGEFSKGDDYEDIHTLVEKALIGKVGQKGEKVHTGRSRNDQVALDARLYVRDAIERDINLIKELQRSLVNLAVKNIAVLMPGYTHLQPAQPVLLAHHLLAYFEMLKRDCARFTDCKKRVNVMPLGSAALAGTTFDLDRSMVADELGFDTISDNSMDAVSDRDFVLEYLFSASVLMMHLSRLSEEIVLWSTREFGFVILPDAFCTGSSIMPQKKNPDVLELVRGKTGRVYGNLMGLLTTMKGLPLTYNKDMQEDKEGLFDTVDTIEQCLMVLSMLVSEMRFNSEKMLNATEEGHLMATDLADYLVNKGMTFRNAHEIVGKVVLFAIDKKRTLKQLTLQELQGFSRQIEDDVYKWLEPASAVTRRNLHGGTGTDAVKKSLERAKKEMAS from the coding sequence ATGACTAAAAAGGTATGGGGAGGCAGGTTTACAGAGGATATCAATGAGGCAGTTGATTCCTTTCACTCCTCTCTGAGTTTTGATAAAAGGCTCTTTAGCCAGGATATAGATGGGTCAACAGCACACTGCCGCATGCTTTCAAAAAAGGGGATTATCCCTGAGGATGAGGCATCTGAAATTATAAATGCCCTTGCAGAGATCAAAAGAGAGATAGCAAGGGGTGAATTTTCAAAAGGGGATGATTACGAGGATATCCATACCCTGGTAGAAAAGGCCCTCATAGGAAAGGTGGGGCAGAAGGGCGAAAAGGTACATACAGGCAGAAGCAGAAATGACCAGGTAGCCCTTGATGCAAGGCTTTATGTAAGGGATGCCATTGAAAGGGATATAAATCTCATTAAAGAGCTCCAGAGATCCCTGGTGAACCTTGCAGTAAAAAACATCGCTGTACTGATGCCCGGATATACCCATCTGCAGCCAGCCCAGCCAGTGCTGCTCGCGCACCATCTTCTGGCATATTTTGAGATGCTAAAGAGGGATTGCGCCCGTTTTACTGACTGCAAAAAAAGGGTAAATGTAATGCCTCTGGGCAGCGCAGCCCTGGCCGGAACAACATTTGACCTTGACCGCAGCATGGTTGCTGATGAGCTTGGTTTTGACACCATATCCGATAACAGCATGGATGCTGTAAGTGACCGGGATTTTGTTCTTGAATATCTCTTTTCAGCATCAGTGCTTATGATGCATTTAAGCCGACTGAGTGAAGAGATAGTTTTATGGTCAACAAGGGAGTTCGGTTTTGTGATCCTGCCTGATGCATTCTGCACAGGCAGCAGCATAATGCCCCAGAAGAAAAACCCTGATGTGCTTGAACTTGTGAGGGGAAAGACAGGCAGGGTATATGGAAACCTTATGGGTTTGCTAACCACCATGAAAGGGCTCCCCCTTACCTATAACAAGGACATGCAGGAAGATAAAGAGGGTCTCTTTGATACAGTTGATACAATTGAACAGTGCTTAATGGTGTTAAGCATGCTTGTAAGTGAGATGCGATTCAACAGCGAGAAGATGTTAAACGCAACTGAGGAGGGTCATCTCATGGCCACTGACCTTGCTGATTATCTTGTCAATAAAGGCATGACCTTCAGGAATGCCCATGAGATAGTGGGCAAGGTTGTACTTTTCGCCATAGATAAAAAACGCACCCTGAAACAGCTTACGCTTCAGGAGCTTCAGGGCTTTTCTAGGCAGATAGAGGATGATGTTTATAAATGGCTTGAACCTGCTTCAGCCGTAACAAGAAGAAACCTTCACGGCGGGACAGGCACTGATGCAGTAAAAAAGAGCCTTGAAAGGGCAAAAAAGGAGATGGCATCTTGA
- the lysA gene encoding diaminopimelate decarboxylase yields the protein MHFFEYKNRELYCEDVRISDIAKDVKTPFYLYSHATLERHFRAFNDAFNGIDHITCFSMKSNSNMAILKLFSNAGGGVDIVSGGELYRAINAGVSPEKIVYSGVGKTAEEMEYALTSGILMFNSESPQEIEKLDEVAGRLNKKAKIAIRVNPDVDPQTHPYISTGLKENKFGIDINSSYDEYLRANRMTNLEVAGVSCHIGSQLTKVSPFVDALKKLKDLIMRLTESGINIRYLDLGGGLGITYNDEKPPMPHEYASALKETIGDMNLTLILEPGRVIVGNSGILVAKVLYTKKNQEKNFSVVDAAMNDLARPSLYGSYHGIRPVKIDSEEIISMDIVGPICESGDFLAKNREIPALKQGDLIAVMSAGAYGFSMSSSYNSRPKVAEIMVKGDTYYTVRERETYEDLIRGETIPDFLK from the coding sequence ATGCATTTTTTTGAATATAAAAACAGGGAACTCTACTGTGAGGATGTAAGGATATCTGATATAGCAAAAGATGTTAAAACACCCTTTTATCTTTATTCACATGCAACGCTTGAAAGGCATTTCAGGGCATTTAATGATGCATTTAACGGGATTGATCATATCACCTGTTTTTCCATGAAATCAAATTCAAACATGGCTATATTGAAGCTTTTTTCAAATGCGGGAGGCGGGGTAGATATAGTTTCAGGCGGAGAGCTGTATCGCGCAATCAATGCAGGGGTTAGCCCTGAAAAGATCGTTTACTCAGGCGTTGGAAAAACAGCAGAAGAGATGGAGTATGCATTAACATCAGGTATTCTCATGTTCAATTCCGAATCTCCTCAGGAGATAGAAAAACTTGATGAGGTAGCAGGCAGGCTGAATAAAAAGGCAAAGATAGCAATAAGGGTTAATCCTGATGTTGACCCCCAGACACACCCGTATATTTCAACCGGTCTGAAAGAGAACAAGTTCGGTATCGATATTAACAGCTCATATGATGAATACCTCAGGGCAAACAGGATGACCAACCTTGAGGTAGCAGGGGTATCATGTCATATAGGGTCGCAGCTTACAAAGGTCAGCCCGTTTGTTGATGCCCTTAAAAAACTTAAAGACCTTATCATGAGACTTACCGAATCAGGGATAAATATCAGGTATCTTGACCTTGGCGGAGGGCTTGGCATCACATATAATGATGAAAAACCTCCTATGCCTCATGAATATGCATCTGCACTGAAGGAGACAATTGGGGATATGAATCTTACCCTTATCCTTGAACCGGGCAGGGTGATAGTGGGTAACTCAGGCATACTGGTTGCAAAGGTTCTCTATACCAAGAAAAATCAGGAAAAGAATTTTTCCGTGGTGGATGCCGCCATGAACGATCTTGCCAGGCCCAGCCTTTACGGGTCGTATCATGGGATAAGACCGGTAAAGATCGATTCGGAAGAGATAATCAGCATGGATATTGTGGGGCCGATCTGTGAGTCAGGTGATTTCCTGGCAAAAAACAGGGAGATACCAGCACTGAAACAGGGTGATCTCATAGCGGTCATGAGCGCCGGCGCATATGGCTTCAGCATGTCATCATCATATAATTCAAGGCCGAAGGTGGCAGAGATAATGGTAAAGGGTGACACCTATTACACGGTCAGGGAAAGGGAAACCTATGAGGACCTGATAAGGGGTGAAACTATACCTGATTTTTTAAAATGA
- a CDS encoding diaminopimelate epimerase, translating to MEKIEFYKMSGTGNDFILIDNRDEKVPDKEMRHIAQRACRRRDSVGADGMIYIINSDKYDFKWRFFNSDGSEAEMCGNGSRCAARFAILNGIAGEHMTFETIAGLVSADVSGRSVKVLMPTPKGLKKDINIPLEEGWEAIGFVNTGVPHVVVHVKEIKNTPVFKQGRVIRYHQMFQPSGTNANFMSLKAKDHIYVRTYERGVENETLACGTGSIASSLIANVRGLVNSPVTVTTSGGEELKVHFEKKGTDFSRVWLEGGTSIIYKGELHEEAL from the coding sequence ATGGAAAAAATAGAATTCTATAAGATGAGCGGAACCGGTAATGACTTTATCCTGATAGATAACAGGGATGAAAAGGTGCCTGATAAGGAGATGCGTCACATTGCTCAAAGGGCATGCAGGCGGCGTGACTCGGTCGGCGCGGATGGTATGATATATATCATTAATTCGGATAAGTATGATTTCAAGTGGAGATTTTTTAACTCTGATGGAAGCGAGGCGGAGATGTGCGGAAATGGAAGCAGATGTGCTGCCCGTTTTGCAATTCTTAATGGCATAGCTGGTGAACACATGACATTTGAAACCATTGCAGGGCTAGTATCCGCAGATGTATCTGGCAGAAGTGTGAAGGTGCTTATGCCCACACCAAAGGGGCTTAAGAAAGATATTAATATACCACTAGAAGAGGGCTGGGAGGCAATAGGTTTTGTTAACACCGGAGTCCCACATGTGGTTGTACATGTTAAAGAAATAAAGAACACACCTGTTTTTAAGCAGGGACGAGTAATAAGGTATCATCAGATGTTCCAGCCTTCCGGTACAAATGCCAACTTTATGAGTTTAAAGGCTAAAGATCATATTTATGTCCGCACATATGAGAGAGGAGTAGAAAACGAAACGCTTGCGTGTGGTACAGGCTCTATCGCTTCATCCCTTATCGCAAACGTCAGAGGGCTGGTTAACTCCCCTGTTACAGTTACAACAAGCGGAGGTGAAGAGCTGAAAGTTCACTTTGAAAAAAAAGGCACGGACTTCAGTCGCGTATGGCTTGAAGGCGGTACCTCAATAATATATAAAGGCGAATTACACGAAGAGGCGCTTTAG
- a CDS encoding 4-hydroxy-tetrahydrodipicolinate synthase, giving the protein MFQGSIVALVTPFKNGKVDEEGYRALIEEQIEQGTSAIVPCGTTGESATLSIEEHNRVIDIAIKAVNKRVPVIAGTGGNSTSEAIELTMHAKKAGADATLQVTPYYNKPGQEGMYRHFKAIADAVPLPQVLYNVPGRTGVNLMPETVARLAEIAEVVAIKEASGNLAQMTEIMTLAGDKITLLSGDDNLIVPVLSIGGKGVISVIANVVPKDTANVVSTWLNGDIEKSRKLFLKLYPLCQAMFYETNPIPVKTSLALMGKMSGEMRLPLSPMSDANLARLKKALKDYWLIK; this is encoded by the coding sequence ATGTTTCAGGGATCCATTGTAGCACTGGTCACACCGTTTAAAAATGGAAAGGTTGATGAAGAGGGCTATCGCGCGCTTATAGAAGAACAGATAGAGCAGGGTACAAGTGCCATAGTGCCTTGCGGCACAACAGGTGAATCTGCTACATTAAGCATTGAAGAGCATAACAGGGTGATTGATATAGCGATCAAGGCTGTAAACAAGCGCGTGCCTGTTATAGCTGGTACAGGCGGTAACAGCACAAGCGAGGCAATAGAACTTACCATGCATGCTAAAAAGGCAGGCGCGGATGCCACACTACAGGTAACTCCATACTACAATAAGCCAGGGCAGGAAGGCATGTACAGACACTTCAAGGCTATTGCAGATGCCGTGCCTCTTCCTCAGGTACTCTACAATGTGCCTGGCAGGACAGGTGTTAATCTTATGCCTGAAACAGTTGCAAGGCTTGCTGAAATAGCAGAGGTAGTTGCAATTAAAGAGGCATCAGGTAACCTTGCACAGATGACAGAAATAATGACACTTGCTGGGGATAAGATTACGCTTCTTTCAGGGGATGATAATCTTATAGTTCCTGTGCTGTCAATAGGAGGGAAAGGCGTTATATCTGTTATTGCAAATGTTGTTCCAAAGGATACTGCAAATGTTGTAAGTACATGGCTTAATGGTGATATAGAAAAATCAAGAAAGTTATTCCTGAAACTCTATCCTCTGTGCCAGGCCATGTTTTATGAGACAAACCCGATCCCTGTTAAGACATCCCTTGCACTGATGGGTAAGATGAGTGGTGAAATGAGGTTACCCCTTTCGCCGATGTCCGATGCAAATTTAGCCAGGCTTAAAAAGGCATTAAAGGATTACTGGCTTATAAAATAG
- the dapB gene encoding 4-hydroxy-tetrahydrodipicolinate reductase produces the protein MVNIIVAGAAGRMGIRIINIINEIEGVRLAGAFEHPDNPMTGQDAGQTAGIGIKGVKISNSLMDIVASGDVIIDFTIPAATMSNVKNAAASGKAIVIGTTGITDEQIKEIKSYSKKIPVILAPNMSVGVNVMFKIAAEMAKILGSDYDLEIIEAHHRLKKDAPSGTAIGLAKKLAEATGRDLLKTAVYSRHGMIGQRTDEEIGIQTVRAGDITGDHTVLFGGIGERLELIHRAHNRDNFAKGAVRAAKWIVNREPGLYDMQDVLGLK, from the coding sequence ATGGTAAACATAATTGTGGCTGGCGCTGCCGGGCGCATGGGAATAAGGATTATAAATATAATAAATGAAATAGAAGGTGTGAGGCTTGCAGGCGCGTTTGAACACCCTGATAACCCGATGACAGGGCAGGATGCAGGTCAGACAGCAGGTATTGGCATTAAAGGTGTAAAAATCAGCAACTCTCTTATGGATATAGTTGCTTCAGGGGATGTGATTATAGATTTTACCATCCCTGCCGCTACCATGAGCAATGTTAAAAATGCCGCTGCCTCTGGCAAGGCAATAGTAATAGGTACAACAGGGATAACAGATGAACAGATAAAGGAGATAAAAAGTTACTCAAAAAAAATCCCTGTAATACTTGCGCCCAACATGAGTGTTGGTGTTAATGTGATGTTTAAAATTGCTGCTGAGATGGCAAAAATACTTGGCAGTGATTATGATTTAGAGATAATAGAGGCGCATCACAGGTTGAAAAAGGATGCCCCGAGCGGAACAGCAATAGGTCTTGCAAAAAAACTTGCAGAGGCAACAGGGCGTGACCTTTTAAAAACAGCGGTATACTCAAGGCATGGTATGATAGGTCAGAGAACAGATGAAGAGATAGGGATCCAGACAGTGAGGGCAGGGGATATCACAGGTGATCATACTGTGCTTTTTGGAGGTATTGGTGAACGGCTTGAACTTATACACAGGGCACATAACAGGGATAATTTTGCCAAAGGCGCTGTAAGGGCCGCAAAGTGGATTGTTAACAGAGAACCGGGGCTCTATGATATGCAAGATGTCCTGGGATTGAAGTAA
- the folK gene encoding 2-amino-4-hydroxy-6-hydroxymethyldihydropteridine diphosphokinase: protein MKTVYIGIGSNLGDPYENCIKAIEAIKKDHFTGIRALSPFYKTQPVGIEGDNWFINAVLCINTGLSATEIIQMLLDVENRMGRVRTGVRWESRIIDLDVLLIGSEIINDKNLIVPHPRMHLRRFVMAPMVDIAPDLIHPVLKKSMRDILNEIPETDQAIKLMVKN, encoded by the coding sequence ATGAAAACTGTTTATATAGGAATCGGCAGCAATCTGGGTGACCCCTATGAAAACTGCATAAAGGCGATTGAGGCCATAAAAAAGGATCATTTTACCGGGATCAGGGCATTGTCTCCATTTTACAAGACGCAGCCTGTCGGTATAGAAGGTGATAACTGGTTTATAAATGCGGTGCTTTGTATTAATACCGGCCTTTCCGCTACAGAAATTATACAGATGCTGCTTGATGTGGAAAATAGAATGGGAAGGGTCAGGACAGGTGTGAGGTGGGAATCACGTATTATTGACCTTGATGTACTCCTGATAGGCAGCGAGATAATAAATGATAAAAACCTGATTGTACCCCATCCACGCATGCATTTGCGAAGGTTCGTGATGGCCCCTATGGTTGATATAGCGCCTGATCTTATACACCCCGTTTTAAAGAAGAGTATGAGGGATATCCTGAATGAGATACCTGAAACTGATCAGGCGATAAAGCTTATGGTGAAAAACTAA
- the fsa gene encoding fructose-6-phosphate aldolase has protein sequence MKFFIDTANIDEIKKANELGLLDGVTTNPSLVAKEGREFKELIKEICNIVDGPVSAEVLSLETNGMVSEARELAKIANNIVIKIPLVKEGLKAVKILSGEGIKTNVTLCFSAVQALMAAKAGADYISPFVGRLDDIGQIGMELVEQITTIYEAYGYETEIIVASIRNPIHVLDAALMGADIATIPYKVMEQLIKHPLTDIGITNFMADWKKAK, from the coding sequence ATGAAATTTTTTATTGATACCGCAAATATTGATGAGATCAAAAAGGCAAATGAACTTGGTCTGCTTGACGGTGTAACGACAAATCCTTCACTTGTAGCAAAGGAGGGGAGGGAGTTTAAAGAACTTATTAAAGAAATATGCAATATTGTCGATGGACCTGTTAGCGCAGAGGTATTAAGCCTTGAGACGAACGGGATGGTTTCTGAGGCAAGGGAACTGGCAAAGATTGCAAATAATATAGTCATCAAGATCCCGCTTGTTAAAGAAGGGCTCAAGGCAGTAAAGATACTTTCAGGCGAAGGCATAAAAACAAATGTAACCCTCTGTTTTTCGGCTGTGCAGGCCCTTATGGCGGCAAAGGCAGGGGCAGATTACATTAGCCCGTTTGTGGGCAGGCTTGATGACATAGGCCAGATAGGAATGGAGCTTGTGGAACAGATAACAACCATCTACGAGGCATACGGGTATGAAACAGAGATTATAGTAGCAAGCATCAGAAACCCGATCCATGTCCTGGATGCAGCTCTCATGGGGGCTGATATAGCTACAATACCCTATAAGGTGATGGAACAGCTTATAAAACATCCCCTTACTGATATAGGGATCACCAATTTTATGGCTGACTGGAAAAAGGCAAAATAG
- a CDS encoding lytic transglycosylase domain-containing protein has translation MLSLLSGKVNLNESNIGMYVHTHSITGMIITLNIFLLCLIYTAFIPCAALADIYKYKDKNGVMHFTNIRSDIRYTLYIKEARENPDAFITKYDVIIEAASEKFSMEPSLVKAVIKAESGFDHTAVSSKGAQGLMQLMPGTAEDMEVDDPYNPEKNIFGGTKYLSKMMERYKNDVRLALAAYNAGPEKVDKYKDVPPFNETKAFIERVMKYYDQYLAAK, from the coding sequence ATGCTTTCTCTGTTATCAGGAAAAGTAAACCTGAATGAATCAAATATTGGCATGTATGTCCATACGCATTCTATTACAGGCATGATTATAACACTAAATATTTTTTTGCTTTGCCTCATATATACCGCTTTTATTCCTTGTGCAGCATTGGCTGATATCTACAAATACAAGGATAAAAACGGTGTAATGCATTTTACAAATATAAGGTCTGATATCCGTTATACCCTGTACATTAAGGAGGCAAGAGAAAACCCTGATGCATTTATAACCAAATATGATGTAATCATTGAAGCGGCATCAGAAAAATTCAGTATGGAACCATCTCTTGTAAAGGCGGTTATCAAGGCTGAATCGGGTTTTGATCATACTGCCGTATCATCCAAAGGTGCTCAGGGGCTGATGCAGCTAATGCCGGGTACAGCAGAAGATATGGAGGTTGATGACCCCTATAACCCGGAAAAGAATATTTTTGGTGGAACAAAGTACCTTAGCAAGATGATGGAGAGATATAAAAATGATGTCAGGCTGGCGCTTGCAGCATACAATGCAGGACCTGAAAAGGTTGATAAATATAAGGATGTACCGCCTTTTAATGAAACAAAGGCCTTCATTGAAAGGGTCATGAAATATTATGACCAGTATCTTGCAGCCAAATAA